From the genome of Anabrus simplex isolate iqAnaSimp1 chromosome X, ASM4041472v1, whole genome shotgun sequence, one region includes:
- the LOC137503223 gene encoding zinc finger protein ZFP2-like — protein MRTHTGEKPYSCNVCGKSFATKGSLTVHSRTHTGETVYSCNVCGKSFIRSGKLTEHTRTHTGKKPYNCNVCGKSFIQRSNLTEHLRTHTGEKPYRCNVCGKSFIQRGNLTEHLRTHTGEKPYSCNVCGKSFIKRVNLTKHMLIHTGEKPYRCNVCGKSFIQRGNLTEHMRTHTGEKPYSCNVCDKSFATKGSLTVHLRTHTGETVYSCNVCGKSFIRRGKLTEHTRTHTGEKPYSCNVCGKSFIQRGSLVDHMRTHTGEKPNRCNVCGKSFIQRCHLTEHMRTHTGEKPYSCNVCENHSQRKVV, from the exons atgcggacccatacaggcgagaagccttacagctgcaatgtctgtggcaaatcattcgcaacgaaaggcagtctgaccgttcattcgcgtacccatacaggcgagacggtatacagctgcaatgtctgtggcaaatcattcataaggagtGGTAAGCTAACCGAacatacgcggacccatacaggcaagaagccttacaattgcaatgtctgtggcaaatcattcatacagagaagtaACCTAACCGAACatctgcggacccatacaggcgagaagccttacaggtgcaatgtctgtggcaaatcattcatacagagaggtaatcTAACCGAacatttgcggacccatacaggcgagaagccttacagctgcaatgtctgtggcaaatcattcataaagagagttAACCTAACCAAACATATGCTgattcatacaggcgagaagccttacagatgcaatgtctgtggcaaatcattcatacagagaggtaacctaaccgaacatatgcggacccatacaggcgagaagccatacagctgcaatgtctgtgacaaatcattcgcaacgaaaggtagtctgaccgttcatttgcgtacccatacaggcgagacggtatacagctgcaatgtctgtggcaaatcattcataaggagaggTAAGCTAACCGAacatacgcggacccatacaggcgagaagccttacagctgcaatgtctgtggcaaatcattcatacagagag gcagtctggtcgatcatatgcggacccatacaggcgagaagccaaacaggtgcaatgtctgtggcaaatcattcatacagagatgtcacctaaccgaacatatgcggacccatacaggcgagaagccttacagctgcaatgtctgtgaaaatcattcgcaacgaaaggtaGTCTGA